The Polyangiaceae bacterium genome includes a region encoding these proteins:
- a CDS encoding diguanylate cyclase, with product MLDLAQHDEEIDSFDEPEEDERTAVVHLGDLKRSSLPARPDRHIIVRMDSANVGQVFALDSEEWTLGRHTQSTIVLTDDGVSRKHARIVRQGDRYVLEDQGSANGTFVRGEKVDRHVLTDGDVFQLGPTVMFRYTYTDASQERMLNKLYEASVRDALTGTYNREHFEERLKVEVAYARRHNTVVSLVMFDLDHFKKINDNYGHPAGDAALIYVSQRVQKGLRTEDVFARYGGEEFAVILRGIDLEGSRRVGERLRSTVAATPVEFDGKTFPVTMSVGCATLSDCPEPSTTALVAIADRRLYAAKHGGRNRVVAEG from the coding sequence TTGCTCGACTTGGCGCAGCACGACGAAGAGATCGACTCCTTCGACGAACCGGAGGAAGACGAGCGCACAGCGGTGGTGCACCTGGGCGACCTCAAGCGGTCGTCGCTACCCGCCAGGCCCGACCGGCACATCATCGTGCGCATGGACAGCGCCAACGTGGGCCAGGTCTTCGCCCTCGATTCCGAGGAGTGGACGCTCGGACGCCACACCCAGTCGACCATCGTCTTGACCGACGACGGCGTGAGCCGCAAGCACGCCCGCATCGTGCGCCAAGGCGACCGCTACGTGCTGGAGGACCAGGGCAGCGCCAACGGCACCTTCGTGCGCGGGGAGAAGGTCGACCGCCACGTGCTCACGGACGGCGACGTGTTCCAGCTCGGGCCGACGGTGATGTTCCGCTACACCTACACCGACGCGAGCCAGGAGCGCATGCTCAACAAGCTCTACGAGGCGTCGGTGCGGGATGCCTTGACCGGCACCTACAACCGCGAGCACTTCGAGGAGCGCCTCAAGGTCGAGGTGGCCTACGCGCGACGCCACAACACCGTGGTATCGCTGGTGATGTTCGACCTCGACCACTTCAAGAAGATCAACGACAACTACGGCCACCCCGCGGGCGACGCCGCGCTCATCTACGTCTCGCAGCGGGTGCAGAAGGGCCTCCGCACCGAGGACGTCTTCGCCCGCTACGGCGGCGAGGAGTTCGCGGTGATCCTGCGCGGCATCGACCTCGAGGGCTCTCGCCGCGTGGGCGAGCGCCTGCGCAGCACCGTGGCCGCGACCCCCGTCGAGTTCGACGGCAAGACCTTCCCGGTGACCATGAGCGTGGGCTGCGCCACGCTGAGCGACTGCCCGGAGCCCTCGACCACCGCCCTGGTCGCCATCGCCGACCGGCGCCTCTACGCCGCCAAGCACGGCGGGCGCAACCGCGTGGTGGCCGAAGGCTGA
- a CDS encoding amidohydrolase family protein → MALSRRGLLALGACFGLGATIGARMGLPAALAPGAPRQLRGRARALADEAFEGLDRARMWDAHVHVTGLGTGGTGCWVNPAMRQVLSPWRHFKFDVYRHAAGITDLARADQQYVDRLIALHRLANPEGKLITYAFDYFVDDAGAERPSRSELYVPDDYVFSLAKQHPEILPCASIHPYRHDALERLNRAAQAGAVAIKWLPNAMGMDPASSRCDAFYDRLKALDLPLITHAGHEMAVHSPDAQELGNPLRLRRPLEHGVRVVVAHAASLGVVEDLDAPERSKMQSFDAFMRLFSDKRYEKLLFADISALTQFHRLSTPLRELLTATSLHKRLLNGSDYPLPCIDPLISTRMLEKNGFIAAEDRAGLNEIYAHNPLLFDFVLKRRLSVEYKDQTHSFSPSVFETAWFFQRNKS, encoded by the coding sequence ATGGCGCTGTCCCGCCGTGGCCTACTCGCGCTCGGAGCCTGCTTCGGCCTGGGCGCGACCATCGGCGCGCGCATGGGCCTGCCCGCCGCGCTCGCGCCCGGCGCTCCTCGGCAGTTGCGCGGCCGAGCGCGCGCGCTGGCCGACGAGGCCTTCGAGGGGCTCGACCGCGCGCGCATGTGGGACGCCCACGTGCACGTCACCGGCCTCGGCACCGGCGGCACCGGCTGCTGGGTGAACCCGGCAATGCGCCAGGTGCTGTCCCCCTGGCGGCACTTCAAGTTCGACGTCTACCGGCACGCCGCGGGCATCACCGATCTCGCGCGGGCCGACCAGCAGTACGTGGATCGCCTGATCGCGCTGCACCGCCTCGCGAACCCCGAGGGCAAGCTGATCACCTACGCCTTCGACTACTTCGTGGACGACGCCGGAGCGGAGCGCCCGTCGCGGAGCGAGCTCTACGTTCCCGATGATTACGTCTTCTCACTCGCCAAGCAGCACCCGGAGATCCTGCCGTGCGCGTCGATCCACCCCTATCGACACGACGCCCTGGAGCGGCTGAACCGCGCGGCGCAGGCCGGCGCGGTGGCCATCAAGTGGCTGCCCAACGCCATGGGCATGGATCCGGCGAGCTCGCGCTGTGACGCTTTCTACGACCGGCTGAAGGCCCTGGACCTGCCGCTCATCACCCACGCGGGTCACGAGATGGCCGTGCACTCGCCGGACGCGCAGGAGCTCGGCAACCCGCTGCGCTTGCGCCGCCCGCTCGAGCACGGCGTGCGCGTGGTGGTCGCCCACGCGGCGAGCCTGGGGGTCGTGGAGGACCTCGACGCCCCGGAGCGCTCGAAGATGCAGTCCTTCGACGCCTTCATGCGGCTGTTCAGCGACAAGCGCTACGAGAAGCTGCTCTTCGCCGACATCTCGGCGCTGACGCAGTTCCACCGGCTCTCGACCCCGCTCCGAGAGCTCTTGACGGCCACGAGCCTGCACAAGCGACTGCTCAACGGCTCGGACTACCCCTTGCCCTGCATCGACCCGCTGATCAGCACGCGGATGCTCGAGAAGAACGGCTTCATCGCCGCCGAAGACCGCGCCGGCCTGAACGAGATCTACGCGCACAATCCGCTGCTCTTCGACTTCGTGCTCAAGCGACGCCTCAGCGTCGAGTACAAAGATCAGACCCACAGCTTCTCACCCAGCGTGTTCGAGACGGCCTGGTTCTTCCAACGGAACAAGTCATGA
- a CDS encoding class I SAM-dependent methyltransferase, with protein sequence MSERSASRTALMVAAYRARASERPDALISDPWARALAGAEGEEIAAGVDRFLHDRELWVALRTAWLDDQVRRFTGPTHGYTQVVVLGAGLDTRAARLAAPGVRFFEVDHPASQREKLERLGKLPGYPVEAATYVECDFEHHDFLERLGAAGFDPTRPSVVTWEGVTMYLNENAIRHTLSRVAFGCEPHTVLLFDHLMKKIVDASRRHEREEVTRAYLVDLGERFVFGTNDPLPMLYEEGFRYVLSLSFDELCLNLTGSYDRAREFRFQRLVLTSRKPPL encoded by the coding sequence ATGAGCGAGCGCAGCGCGAGCCGAACCGCCCTGATGGTGGCTGCCTACCGGGCCCGCGCGAGCGAGCGGCCGGACGCGCTGATCTCGGACCCGTGGGCGCGCGCGCTGGCGGGCGCGGAAGGCGAGGAGATCGCCGCGGGCGTGGACCGCTTCCTCCACGACCGCGAGCTCTGGGTCGCGCTGCGCACCGCATGGCTCGATGACCAGGTGCGGCGCTTCACCGGCCCGACGCACGGCTACACGCAGGTGGTGGTGCTTGGCGCGGGGCTCGACACGCGTGCGGCGCGCCTGGCGGCGCCGGGCGTGCGCTTCTTCGAGGTGGATCACCCCGCCAGCCAGCGCGAGAAGCTCGAGCGCCTCGGCAAGCTCCCGGGCTACCCGGTGGAGGCCGCGACCTACGTCGAGTGTGACTTCGAGCACCACGACTTCCTCGAACGCCTCGGGGCCGCCGGCTTCGACCCCACTCGCCCCTCCGTCGTCACTTGGGAGGGCGTCACCATGTACCTGAACGAGAACGCCATCCGGCACACGCTCTCGCGCGTCGCGTTCGGATGCGAGCCCCACACGGTGCTCCTCTTCGATCACCTGATGAAGAAGATCGTGGACGCGAGCCGTCGCCACGAGCGCGAGGAGGTCACGCGGGCCTACCTGGTCGATCTCGGCGAGCGCTTCGTGTTCGGCACCAACGATCCGTTGCCGATGCTCTACGAAGAGGGCTTTCGCTACGTGCTGAGTCTGTCGTTCGACGAGCTGTGCCTGAACCTGACCGGTAGCTACGACCGCGCGCGGGAGTTCCGCTTCCAGCGCTTGGTGCTCACTTCGCGCAAGCCGCCGCTCTAA
- a CDS encoding NupC/NupG family nucleoside CNT transporter, with product MRDRLVSVLGILVMMALAYALCPKDRRRAVSLRTVGWGLALLIGFAVLVLRTPVSRGFAWANDAVEGLLGFSRKGAEFVFGSLVSDPKSFGFIFAFQVLPTILFFSSLMALLYHLRVMPFVIRKTAHLLARFLGTSGAETFSTVADVFVGQTEAPLVIRPYIARLTQSELMACMTAGFATTAGGVLAAYVAMLSAFVPGIAGHLIACSVMSAPASLVIAKLMLPETETPETLDHAPKELPSESVNVLDAIAAGASDGIKLAVNVAGMLIVFLAFTALVNAALGWFGTHALGRALSLEQLLGWLFSPLAWVMGVPSADVTKVGSLLGQKTVLNEFVAYTNMSTALNDDPAWLSERGKLIASYALCGFANFGSIGIQIGGYSGLAPERRHDLSRLAFRAMLGGLLTTCLVACVAGVLL from the coding sequence ATGCGAGACCGGCTGGTCAGCGTCCTGGGCATCCTGGTGATGATGGCCCTGGCCTACGCCCTCTGCCCCAAGGACCGGCGCCGGGCGGTCAGCCTGCGCACCGTGGGCTGGGGCCTCGCGCTCCTGATCGGGTTCGCGGTCCTGGTCTTGCGCACGCCGGTGAGCCGAGGCTTCGCCTGGGCCAACGACGCGGTCGAGGGGCTGCTCGGCTTCAGCCGCAAGGGCGCCGAGTTCGTGTTCGGCAGCCTGGTCTCGGATCCGAAGAGCTTCGGCTTCATCTTCGCCTTTCAGGTGCTGCCGACCATCCTGTTCTTCTCGTCGCTGATGGCGCTGCTCTACCACCTGCGCGTCATGCCGTTCGTGATCCGCAAGACCGCGCACCTGCTCGCGCGCTTCCTGGGCACGAGCGGCGCCGAGACGTTCTCGACGGTGGCCGACGTGTTCGTCGGGCAGACCGAGGCCCCCTTGGTGATCCGCCCCTACATCGCGCGGCTCACGCAGAGCGAGCTCATGGCGTGCATGACCGCGGGCTTCGCCACCACGGCGGGGGGCGTGCTCGCGGCCTACGTCGCCATGCTGAGCGCGTTCGTGCCGGGTATCGCCGGGCACCTGATCGCGTGCAGCGTGATGAGCGCCCCGGCCTCGCTGGTGATCGCCAAGCTGATGCTGCCCGAGACCGAGACCCCCGAGACGCTGGATCACGCACCCAAGGAGCTGCCGAGCGAGAGCGTGAACGTGCTCGACGCCATCGCGGCCGGCGCCAGCGACGGCATCAAGCTGGCGGTGAACGTAGCCGGCATGCTGATCGTGTTCCTGGCGTTCACTGCCCTGGTCAACGCCGCCCTCGGCTGGTTCGGCACCCACGCCCTGGGCCGCGCGCTCTCCCTGGAGCAGCTCCTGGGCTGGCTGTTCTCGCCGCTGGCCTGGGTGATGGGCGTGCCGAGCGCGGACGTGACCAAGGTCGGCAGCCTGCTCGGGCAGAAGACCGTGCTGAACGAGTTCGTGGCCTACACGAACATGTCCACCGCGCTGAACGACGATCCAGCCTGGCTGAGCGAGCGCGGGAAGCTCATCGCCTCCTACGCCCTGTGCGGCTTCGCGAACTTCGGCAGCATCGGCATCCAGATCGGCGGCTACAGCGGCCTCGCCCCCGAGCGCCGCCACGATCTCTCGCGCCTGGCCTTCCGGGCGATGCTCGGCGGGCTGCTCACGACCTGCCTTGTCGCGTGCGTGGCGGGCGTGCTGCTCTAG
- the glgC gene encoding glucose-1-phosphate adenylyltransferase — protein MRKRPHVLGVVLAGGEGRRLWPLTRDRAKPAVPFGATYRLVDFALSNLVNAGYLRIAVLTQYKSHSLDRHIAQTWRMSPLFGNFVMSVPAQMRIAKRWFEGSADAIYQNLNLLGDENPEYICVFGADHIYRMDASQLVEAHVKSGAGVTVAGIRVPRAECNRFGVIEPDDSGRIKRFREKPEDAEGLPDAPDQVFASMGNYVFSRRTLENAVVEDAKNAESHHDMGGDIITMLVERGEAAVYDFATNKVPGSTERDRGYWRDVGTLDSYYDAHRDLISVHPVFNLYNEDWPIHTWYGSLPPAKFVFDQEGRRGMAIDSIVSAGTIVAGGVVRRSILSPGVRVEPGSEVTDSVLMQGVRIGAGAIVRRAILDKNVSVPAGARIGVDLEEDKARGYTFSDNGIVVLGKGDEVPAPK, from the coding sequence ATGCGCAAGCGTCCCCACGTTCTCGGCGTCGTGCTCGCAGGCGGTGAAGGCCGTCGGCTCTGGCCCCTCACCCGCGATCGCGCCAAGCCCGCCGTGCCCTTCGGCGCCACCTACCGGCTGGTGGACTTCGCGCTCTCGAACCTGGTCAACGCCGGCTACCTGCGCATCGCGGTGCTCACCCAGTACAAGAGCCACAGCCTGGACCGGCACATCGCCCAGACCTGGCGCATGTCGCCCCTGTTCGGCAACTTCGTGATGAGCGTGCCGGCGCAGATGCGCATCGCCAAGCGCTGGTTCGAGGGCTCGGCGGACGCCATCTACCAGAACCTGAACCTGCTCGGCGACGAGAACCCCGAGTACATCTGCGTGTTCGGCGCCGATCACATCTACCGCATGGACGCCTCACAGCTGGTCGAGGCGCACGTCAAGTCCGGCGCCGGCGTGACCGTGGCCGGCATCCGCGTGCCGCGGGCCGAGTGCAACCGCTTCGGCGTGATCGAGCCCGACGACAGCGGGCGCATCAAGCGCTTCCGCGAGAAGCCCGAAGACGCGGAGGGCCTGCCCGACGCCCCGGACCAGGTCTTCGCCTCCATGGGCAACTACGTGTTCTCGCGGCGCACGCTGGAGAACGCGGTGGTCGAGGACGCCAAAAACGCCGAGAGCCACCACGACATGGGCGGCGACATCATCACGATGCTCGTCGAGCGCGGCGAGGCGGCGGTCTACGATTTCGCCACCAACAAGGTGCCCGGCTCGACGGAGCGCGATCGCGGCTACTGGCGCGACGTCGGGACGCTGGACAGCTACTACGACGCCCACCGCGACCTGATCAGCGTCCACCCGGTCTTCAACCTCTACAACGAGGACTGGCCCATCCACACCTGGTACGGCTCGCTGCCACCGGCGAAGTTCGTGTTCGACCAGGAAGGGCGCCGGGGCATGGCCATCGACAGCATCGTCAGCGCCGGCACCATCGTGGCCGGCGGCGTCGTGCGCCGCAGCATCCTCTCCCCCGGCGTGCGCGTCGAGCCGGGCTCGGAGGTGACCGACAGCGTGCTGATGCAGGGCGTTCGGATCGGCGCCGGTGCCATCGTGCGGCGGGCCATCCTGGACAAGAACGTCAGCGTGCCCGCCGGGGCCCGCATCGGTGTGGACCTGGAAGAGGACAAGGCCCGCGGCTACACCTTCAGCGACAACGGCATCGTCGTCCTGGGCAAGGGCGACGAGGTGCCGGCCCCGAAGTGA
- the glgA gene encoding glycogen synthase, which produces MSSPALRAALITREYPPDVYGGAGVHVEYLARELAKLVSVSVHCFGAPRSEPSVRAYAAWEALAGGEPYRAALRTLSTDLAIATDLDAVDLVHTHTWYANFAGHLAKLMHRVPHVMTSHSLEPLRPWKEEQLGGGYRLSCFIEQTAIEAADAVIAVSRGMRADILSTYPSVSPERVHVIHNGIDPDEYFPTRETDALRRYGIDPTRPYVVFVGRITRQKGVVHLLSAARHFSPGTTLVLCAGEPDTPEIALEVRRLVGELEERNEPVIWIEQMIARSEVIQILAHARAFVCPSVYEPFGIVNVEAMACGVPVVASAVGGIPEIVEDGRTGFLVQFAAAEGASAGPADPEAFARDLAAAVNTLVESPERARAMGEAGRARALAEFSWAEVAKKTASLYASLLGR; this is translated from the coding sequence ATGAGCTCGCCCGCGCTCCGCGCCGCGCTGATCACTCGCGAGTATCCGCCGGACGTATACGGCGGCGCCGGCGTCCACGTGGAGTACTTGGCGCGGGAGCTCGCGAAGCTGGTCTCGGTCTCGGTGCACTGCTTCGGCGCGCCGCGCTCGGAGCCGAGCGTGCGGGCCTACGCGGCGTGGGAGGCCTTGGCCGGCGGAGAGCCGTATCGAGCAGCGCTGCGCACGCTGAGCACGGATCTGGCCATAGCCACCGACCTCGACGCAGTGGATCTGGTGCACACCCATACCTGGTACGCGAACTTCGCCGGTCACCTGGCCAAGCTCATGCACCGCGTGCCCCACGTGATGACCTCCCACAGCCTGGAACCCCTGCGCCCGTGGAAGGAAGAGCAGCTCGGCGGAGGCTACCGCCTCTCCTGCTTCATCGAGCAGACGGCGATCGAGGCCGCCGACGCGGTGATCGCGGTCTCACGGGGCATGCGCGCGGACATCCTCTCGACCTACCCGAGCGTGTCGCCCGAGCGCGTGCACGTGATCCACAACGGCATCGACCCCGACGAGTACTTCCCTACTCGCGAGACCGACGCGCTTCGACGCTACGGCATCGACCCGACGCGCCCCTACGTGGTGTTCGTCGGCCGCATCACGCGGCAGAAAGGCGTGGTGCACCTGCTCTCGGCGGCGCGCCACTTCAGCCCGGGCACCACGCTGGTCTTGTGCGCCGGCGAGCCGGACACGCCGGAGATCGCCCTGGAGGTTCGCCGCCTGGTGGGCGAGCTCGAGGAGCGGAACGAGCCAGTAATCTGGATCGAACAGATGATCGCCCGTTCCGAAGTGATCCAGATCCTGGCCCACGCCCGGGCGTTCGTCTGCCCGAGCGTCTACGAGCCCTTCGGCATCGTGAACGTCGAGGCCATGGCCTGCGGAGTCCCCGTGGTGGCCTCGGCGGTCGGGGGCATCCCGGAGATCGTCGAGGACGGACGGACCGGGTTTCTCGTGCAGTTCGCGGCGGCGGAAGGCGCCTCGGCGGGCCCAGCCGATCCGGAGGCTTTTGCCCGGGACCTCGCCGCAGCGGTCAACACGCTGGTCGAGAGCCCGGAGCGTGCTCGCGCCATGGGCGAGGCCGGACGGGCGCGTGCGCTCGCGGAGTTCAGCTGGGCGGAGGTCGCGAAAAAAACCGCCTCGCTGTACGCCTCGCTGCTCGGCCGTTGA
- the guaA gene encoding glutamine-hydrolyzing GMP synthase, which translates to MSSRQAVLILDYGSQYTQLIARRIRESSVYCEIHPGTLSLAAIRALEPRAIILSGGPQSVYGDEAPKSDPGVFELGVPVLGICYGEQLMGQQLGGKVEASSHREYGPAKLTVREPVGLLSPFKPGEELGVWMSHGDRLTALPPGFRALGESPNAPLAAIGDPARHLYGIQFHPEVAHTPRGSEILRAFLFDVAGLEPTWTPGSFVEEAVAAVAAKVGPNERVICGLSGGVDSSVAAVLCHKALGDRLVCIFVDNGLLRAHERDSVEHTMRQSFHLNLVVADARQRFMTALAGVTDPETKRKIIGREFIEVFDEHAAHVENAKWLVQGTLYPDVIESVSVRGPSAVIKSHHNVGGLPERMKLKLIEPLRELFKDEVRRAGEAMGMPHDVLWRHPFPGPGLAVRCLGELTEERLDVLRRADAIVDEEIRAANLYESLWQAFAVLLPVKSVGVMGDDRTYEETCVVRAVQSSDGMTADWARLPHEVLATISARITNEVRGINRVAYDISSKPPSTIEWE; encoded by the coding sequence ATGTCGAGCCGTCAGGCCGTGCTCATCCTCGACTACGGGTCGCAGTACACGCAGCTCATCGCCCGTAGGATCCGCGAGTCGAGTGTCTACTGCGAAATCCACCCGGGCACGCTCTCGCTGGCGGCGATCCGCGCCCTCGAGCCGAGAGCCATCATCCTGTCCGGCGGGCCGCAGAGCGTGTACGGGGACGAAGCGCCGAAGAGCGATCCGGGCGTGTTCGAGCTCGGCGTTCCGGTGTTGGGCATCTGCTACGGCGAGCAGCTGATGGGGCAGCAACTCGGCGGCAAGGTCGAGGCGAGCAGCCACCGCGAGTACGGGCCGGCGAAGCTCACGGTGAGAGAGCCCGTGGGCCTGCTCTCACCGTTCAAGCCCGGCGAGGAGCTGGGCGTCTGGATGAGCCACGGCGACCGGCTGACGGCGCTGCCCCCCGGGTTCCGCGCGCTCGGCGAGAGCCCGAACGCGCCGCTGGCGGCCATCGGCGATCCGGCGCGCCATCTGTACGGCATCCAGTTCCACCCGGAGGTCGCGCACACTCCGCGGGGCTCGGAGATCTTGCGCGCGTTCCTGTTCGACGTCGCCGGGCTCGAGCCGACCTGGACGCCGGGCTCCTTCGTCGAGGAGGCCGTGGCAGCCGTCGCGGCCAAGGTGGGGCCGAACGAGCGCGTCATCTGCGGGCTCTCCGGCGGCGTGGACTCGTCGGTGGCGGCGGTGCTCTGCCACAAGGCGTTGGGCGATCGGCTGGTGTGCATCTTCGTGGACAACGGCCTCTTGCGCGCCCACGAGCGCGACAGCGTGGAGCACACCATGCGCCAGAGCTTCCACCTGAACCTGGTGGTGGCCGACGCGCGCCAGCGCTTCATGACCGCGCTCGCCGGAGTGACCGATCCCGAGACCAAACGCAAGATCATCGGCCGAGAGTTCATCGAGGTGTTCGACGAGCACGCTGCCCACGTCGAGAACGCCAAGTGGCTGGTGCAGGGCACGCTCTACCCGGACGTGATCGAGAGCGTCAGCGTGCGCGGGCCGAGCGCCGTCATCAAGAGCCACCACAACGTGGGTGGCTTGCCCGAGCGCATGAAGCTCAAGCTCATCGAGCCGCTGCGCGAGCTGTTCAAGGACGAGGTGCGGCGGGCCGGCGAGGCCATGGGCATGCCGCACGACGTGCTCTGGCGCCACCCCTTCCCCGGCCCGGGCCTCGCGGTTCGCTGCCTGGGTGAGCTCACCGAGGAGCGCCTGGACGTCTTGCGACGAGCCGACGCCATCGTGGACGAGGAGATCCGCGCGGCGAACCTCTACGAGTCGCTCTGGCAGGCGTTCGCCGTGCTGCTCCCGGTCAAGAGCGTGGGCGTGATGGGCGACGACCGCACCTACGAGGAGACCTGCGTCGTGCGCGCGGTGCAGTCGAGCGACGGCATGACCGCGGACTGGGCCCGGCTGCCGCACGAGGTGCTCGCGACCATCAGCGCACGCATCACCAACGAGGTGCGCGGCATCAACCGCGTCGCCTACGACATCAGCAGCAAGCCGCCGTCGACCATCGAGTGGGAGTGA
- a CDS encoding PEGA domain-containing protein — protein MQARAVLLAALLSLACQSGVGRAAVSMSVKLSARSPGDASVFIDEEYVGPLGYVAAHGVRLPVGEHRITVQKDGFFPWDRLVVADREAVRLDVDLEPIPD, from the coding sequence ATGCAGGCGCGTGCGGTGCTGCTCGCCGCTCTCTTGTCCCTGGCCTGCCAGAGCGGCGTCGGCCGCGCGGCGGTCAGCATGAGCGTGAAGCTCTCCGCCCGCTCCCCGGGCGACGCCTCGGTGTTCATCGACGAGGAGTACGTCGGCCCCTTGGGGTACGTCGCCGCCCACGGCGTCCGCCTACCCGTCGGGGAGCACCGCATCACGGTGCAGAAGGACGGCTTCTTCCCCTGGGATCGGCTGGTGGTGGCGGACCGCGAGGCGGTGCGTCTGGACGTGGATCTGGAGCCCATCCCGGACTGA